In Blastopirellula sediminis, the following proteins share a genomic window:
- a CDS encoding NPCBM/NEW2 domain-containing protein: protein MFCFRLVAIAVCLASALPLVRAEGTLLKLDQVRRTLQLAGIEGDEWTFLDPQGQLEKIPSSQIVRYGAPAPLVKTPLIVLASGGRIVLQDILLSRRQLVGYPTRTFDEVKLPLRMIRGIALRLPLDDVKRQELLDRIENYNGIDDQLLLENGDVISGLVAAIKSETIQLETESSSLEVDRTRVAAILFAPGLTPTSKDSFDAWIGLRDGSLLPVRKIKFADDEMTAEIGRDVTLVSVPGASLLRDIVYAEPHSSDVIYVSDLPKLQDKQVSFLTTGWSFQRDRNVLGAELSADGQLYRKGLGVHSTSRLAAPIPKGFKRFAAEIAVDGSSGSEGSVNFRVYLAGADGVWKPAYQGEIIRGGMPAEPISVPLGEAAAIALVVDFADRGDVKDRADWLSARFEK from the coding sequence ATGTTCTGTTTTCGATTAGTCGCGATCGCGGTCTGCCTCGCTTCCGCACTGCCGCTGGTTCGCGCCGAAGGTACGCTGCTGAAGCTGGATCAAGTGCGGCGAACCTTGCAGTTGGCCGGTATCGAAGGGGACGAGTGGACCTTCCTGGATCCCCAAGGCCAACTGGAGAAGATTCCCAGCTCCCAAATCGTCCGCTATGGGGCTCCGGCTCCGCTGGTGAAGACGCCGCTGATCGTGCTGGCCAGCGGAGGTCGAATCGTTCTGCAAGACATCCTGCTGTCGCGTCGCCAACTGGTCGGCTATCCGACCAGGACGTTCGACGAAGTCAAACTGCCGCTTCGCATGATTCGGGGCATCGCGCTGCGGCTGCCGCTGGACGACGTCAAACGCCAGGAACTGCTTGATCGAATCGAGAACTACAACGGGATTGACGATCAATTGCTGCTCGAAAATGGGGACGTCATTTCCGGATTGGTGGCGGCGATCAAGTCGGAAACGATTCAGCTGGAGACCGAATCGAGTTCGCTGGAAGTTGATCGGACGCGCGTTGCGGCGATTTTGTTCGCTCCAGGTTTGACGCCGACCTCGAAGGACTCGTTCGACGCCTGGATCGGTCTGCGGGACGGTTCGCTGTTGCCGGTGCGCAAGATCAAATTTGCGGATGACGAAATGACGGCCGAAATCGGTCGGGACGTCACGTTGGTTTCGGTCCCGGGCGCTTCGCTGCTGCGGGATATCGTCTACGCCGAGCCTCACTCAAGCGACGTGATCTACGTTTCCGACTTGCCGAAGCTGCAGGACAAGCAGGTCTCGTTTCTGACGACCGGCTGGAGCTTTCAGCGCGATCGGAATGTTCTCGGCGCCGAACTCTCGGCCGACGGACAGCTCTATCGCAAAGGGCTGGGCGTTCATAGCACCTCTCGTCTGGCCGCGCCGATTCCGAAGGGATTCAAGCGGTTTGCGGCCGAGATCGCCGTCGACGGTTCGTCGGGGAGCGAAGGAAGCGTGAACTTCCGCGTCTATCTTGCCGGAGCGGACGGCGTCTGGAAGCCCGCCTATCAAGGAGAGATCATCCGGGGCGGAATGCCGGCGGAACCGATCAGCGTGCCGCTGGGAGAGGCGGCGGCGATTGCGCTGGTGGTCGACTTCGCGGATCGTGGCGACGTCAAAGACCGGGCCGATTGGCTCTCGGCCCGCTTCGAAAAATAG
- a CDS encoding outer membrane protein assembly factor BamB family protein — protein sequence MKFLRSLPRVSLLAVAIWIGLVQVDLAQAQIRFLPQPPPTRGQFSLTVELPELNNESQQLLVQLEQRLRDEQWQEAIEGYRRLIAAHGDQLFEADSLTLQSGDQYIFYVGLRRRLHTQLAEIARRKPELLAPYREQTDVSAKAAYEAAIAAHDYGELEQAIERYFLASGTDHALLALGDVRLERGEFAAARAAWEQIDPRLRAPHDEKSLLYAFPGQPLWVAVDGVDWDQDGDEIKKLLLQPQRPSNHRSVPSTDIPLADLLARLALASALEGDQPRAVVELDLLKRLAPNAEGWIGGKRQRFDTALQAILEDMAGKQYELQFVENWKTFAGSAERNAIAAQSPRVQKIAWSTALPGPAANIRFQGLPEMTQSGETPLSFYPIAIGNELFVNDAQRLRAFVLSDGVPAWPSGGGADPKNPDFGTFHRSQIDLANGLQLGNTNQWQERHLPKLESAIGAPRYTLSANGRLMAARQGNTLSVYTERASTFFKSAEIYVIDLAAQGRIAAIIAANEPGEDEWEFEGTGLIDSGKLYVAMTKNGVRSESAVACYDASTARRIWRRSVCSTEPYGAGLVLADRAGQRSHNLLTMADGVIYYNTNRGVIAAISAAAGEIQWLTLYPRGPLEAGTMARANQQLTRDLNPCIVSGDMVVTMPADCDRIVALDAATGKLQWQTVPGGVQATHLLGATKEDLIVTGDQVYWIRLESGRIRSQFPNPRDPNNPQDGKLLLGYGRGILGRDTIYWPTQEAIYVLKQQVDSHEKPVAAQEPIDLKELGLTGGNLAISGDYLVIAGPKQLTVLKGEAASEPSR from the coding sequence ATGAAGTTCCTCCGATCTCTCCCTCGCGTCTCGCTGCTGGCCGTCGCAATTTGGATCGGTCTGGTCCAAGTCGATTTGGCGCAAGCGCAGATTCGGTTCTTGCCGCAGCCCCCGCCGACTCGGGGCCAGTTCTCGCTGACCGTCGAATTGCCGGAACTGAACAATGAGTCGCAGCAACTGTTGGTTCAGTTGGAGCAACGCCTCCGCGACGAGCAGTGGCAGGAAGCGATCGAAGGATACCGCCGCTTGATCGCGGCGCATGGAGATCAACTCTTCGAGGCCGATTCGCTGACGCTGCAGTCGGGTGACCAATACATCTTTTATGTCGGCCTCCGTCGCCGCTTGCATACCCAACTCGCCGAAATCGCACGTCGCAAGCCGGAACTGTTGGCTCCTTATCGTGAGCAGACCGACGTCTCAGCGAAAGCGGCCTATGAAGCGGCGATCGCCGCGCACGATTACGGGGAATTGGAACAAGCGATCGAACGTTACTTTCTAGCGAGCGGAACCGACCACGCACTTCTAGCGCTGGGCGACGTGCGGCTCGAACGAGGAGAGTTCGCCGCCGCGCGTGCTGCGTGGGAACAAATCGATCCGCGGCTGCGCGCTCCGCACGACGAAAAGTCATTGCTCTATGCGTTTCCTGGTCAGCCCCTGTGGGTGGCGGTCGACGGCGTCGATTGGGATCAGGATGGAGATGAGATCAAGAAGTTGTTGCTGCAGCCGCAGCGTCCTTCAAACCATCGATCCGTTCCAAGTACCGACATTCCACTGGCCGATTTGCTCGCGCGATTGGCGTTGGCTTCGGCGCTGGAAGGAGATCAACCGCGGGCGGTGGTGGAGCTTGACCTGCTAAAACGTTTGGCGCCGAACGCCGAAGGATGGATCGGCGGCAAGCGGCAGCGTTTCGATACGGCGCTGCAAGCGATCTTGGAAGATATGGCCGGCAAGCAGTACGAGTTGCAGTTTGTTGAGAACTGGAAGACGTTCGCCGGCAGTGCGGAGCGAAACGCGATCGCGGCGCAGTCTCCCCGCGTTCAAAAGATCGCCTGGTCGACGGCCCTTCCTGGGCCGGCCGCCAATATCCGGTTTCAAGGTTTGCCGGAGATGACGCAAAGTGGCGAGACGCCGCTCAGCTTTTACCCGATCGCGATCGGCAACGAACTGTTCGTTAACGACGCGCAGCGATTGCGGGCGTTCGTCTTGAGCGACGGCGTGCCGGCGTGGCCAAGCGGCGGCGGAGCCGATCCGAAGAATCCTGACTTTGGGACGTTTCATCGAAGCCAAATCGACTTGGCGAACGGTCTGCAGCTGGGGAATACCAATCAGTGGCAAGAGCGTCATCTGCCGAAGCTGGAGTCGGCGATTGGGGCGCCCCGTTATACGCTTTCGGCCAACGGCCGCTTGATGGCCGCGCGGCAAGGAAACACGTTGTCGGTCTACACTGAACGAGCGTCGACCTTTTTCAAGTCGGCCGAAATTTACGTCATCGACCTGGCGGCGCAAGGTCGCATCGCGGCGATCATCGCCGCCAACGAGCCGGGCGAAGATGAGTGGGAGTTTGAAGGGACCGGGCTGATCGACAGCGGCAAGTTGTACGTCGCGATGACCAAGAACGGCGTCCGGAGCGAATCGGCGGTCGCGTGCTACGACGCTTCGACGGCGCGGCGGATCTGGCGGCGGAGCGTTTGTTCGACCGAACCGTATGGCGCCGGCCTGGTGCTGGCCGACCGAGCGGGACAACGTTCGCACAATCTGCTGACGATGGCCGACGGCGTGATTTATTACAACACCAACCGGGGCGTCATCGCGGCGATCAGCGCCGCGGCCGGAGAGATCCAGTGGCTGACCCTTTATCCGCGCGGTCCGCTCGAAGCGGGCACGATGGCGCGGGCCAATCAGCAACTGACCCGCGATCTGAATCCCTGCATCGTTTCCGGCGACATGGTGGTCACGATGCCGGCCGATTGCGACCGGATTGTGGCGCTCGACGCGGCGACCGGCAAACTGCAGTGGCAAACCGTTCCCGGCGGAGTCCAGGCGACCCATTTGTTGGGGGCGACGAAGGAGGATTTGATCGTCACGGGAGACCAGGTTTACTGGATTCGGCTCGAATCGGGCCGCATTCGCAGCCAGTTCCCCAATCCGCGTGATCCGAATAATCCGCAAGACGGCAAGCTGCTCCTGGGCTACGGGCGCGGGATCCTGGGGCGTGATACAATATATTGGCCGACGCAGGAGGCGATTTACGTCTTGAAGCAGCAGGTCGATTCGCACGAAAAGCCGGTAGCCGCTCAAGAGCCGATTGATTTGAAGGAGCTCGGGCTGACCGGCGGCAATTTGGCGATCTCCGGCGACTACCTGGTGATCGCGGGCCCGAAGCAGCTAACCGTCCTGAAAGGGGAAGCGGCGAGCGAGCCTTCTCGCTAA
- a CDS encoding DUF58 domain-containing protein: MNKPTKRLDPQTLAKLHGLRMRAQHIVEGFVSGSHRSPYRGFSIEFAEHREYAPGDDLRYLDWKVFGRTDKFYLKQYEDETNLIAYLVLDVSESMTYAGPGSPLSKLEYAECIAATMAWLTLHQQDAVGLATFDEDVRTLIEPGSSPTQLQQFFDVLDRTEPRRKTSTGPIFHQLAERFRKRGIVLVISDFFDDVDAMIAGLKHFRHRRHDVVLVHLLDPAELDFPFQQPTLFHGLEQMPELLVDPQSLRKAYLREINAAIDSLKAQARSANIDYLQVRTDQPLDVVLNAFLSGRMARMHS; this comes from the coding sequence ATGAACAAGCCGACAAAGCGTTTAGATCCGCAAACGCTGGCTAAGCTGCATGGCTTGAGAATGCGGGCCCAGCACATCGTCGAAGGGTTCGTCTCGGGTTCGCATCGTAGTCCCTATCGCGGCTTCTCGATTGAGTTCGCCGAACACCGAGAGTACGCGCCGGGGGATGACCTGCGCTATCTCGACTGGAAGGTCTTCGGCCGAACCGACAAGTTCTATCTGAAGCAGTACGAAGACGAAACGAACCTGATCGCCTACCTGGTCCTCGACGTCAGCGAAAGCATGACCTACGCTGGGCCAGGTTCGCCGCTGTCAAAGCTCGAATACGCCGAGTGCATCGCCGCGACGATGGCCTGGCTGACGCTCCATCAGCAAGACGCCGTCGGCTTGGCGACGTTCGACGAAGACGTGCGGACGTTGATCGAACCGGGCAGCAGCCCAACGCAACTTCAGCAGTTTTTCGACGTGCTTGATCGAACCGAGCCGCGTCGCAAAACCTCGACCGGACCGATCTTTCATCAGCTGGCCGAACGGTTCCGCAAGCGAGGGATCGTGCTGGTGATTAGCGACTTCTTTGACGACGTCGACGCGATGATCGCCGGGCTGAAGCATTTTCGGCATCGGCGGCATGACGTGGTGCTGGTTCATTTGCTCGATCCGGCGGAACTCGATTTTCCGTTTCAGCAGCCGACGCTGTTTCATGGGTTGGAGCAGATGCCGGAACTGCTGGTCGATCCGCAGTCGCTTCGCAAAGCCTACTTGCGTGAGATCAACGCGGCGATCGACTCGCTGAAGGCTCAGGCTCGCAGCGCCAATATCGATTACTTGCAGGTACGGACCGATCAGCCGCTCGACGTGGTGCTGAACGCGTTTTTGTCGGGACGTATGGCTAGGATGCATTCGTAA
- a CDS encoding prenyltransferase/squalene oxidase repeat-containing protein — protein MTKSSRRQFLTALAAAPLALQARYCLAQVEPEMSRSADMITPEARTAIDAGLTYLADRQIKEGRGRGSFGFDGYRANTAVVALSGMAFMAHGSSPGRGPYGQNIDYCIEYILANSQEGGFIAIPGAATHGPMYGHGFATLFLAEVYGMSSDSSVREKLAEAVKLIVDTQNIDGGWRYEPVRQDADISVTVCQMMALRAARNAGIYVPNETVDRCVDYVKRSQNPDGGFMYMLQSGGPSAFPRSAAGVVAMNSAGIYSGEEVDRGMQYLVENLQNPREIRSNSHFFYGQYYASQAFWHAGDAMWRQYYPVVREYLLSRQTAGGYWPDFICPEYGTAMACIVLQMPNNYLPIFQR, from the coding sequence ATGACGAAATCGAGCCGACGACAGTTTCTGACGGCGCTTGCCGCGGCCCCATTGGCCCTGCAAGCTCGCTATTGCCTGGCCCAGGTAGAGCCGGAGATGTCGCGCTCGGCCGACATGATCACGCCGGAAGCTCGCACCGCAATCGACGCCGGTTTAACGTATCTGGCCGATCGGCAGATCAAAGAAGGTCGCGGTCGCGGCTCCTTCGGCTTTGACGGCTATCGAGCCAATACGGCGGTCGTCGCCCTATCAGGCATGGCCTTCATGGCGCATGGCAGTTCGCCCGGTCGTGGGCCGTATGGTCAGAACATCGACTACTGCATCGAGTACATTCTCGCCAACTCGCAAGAGGGCGGTTTCATCGCGATTCCGGGCGCCGCGACGCACGGTCCGATGTATGGACATGGTTTCGCGACGCTGTTCCTGGCCGAAGTTTACGGGATGTCGTCCGATTCGTCGGTGCGCGAAAAGCTGGCCGAAGCGGTCAAGCTGATCGTCGACACGCAAAACATCGACGGCGGATGGCGGTATGAGCCGGTTCGCCAGGACGCCGACATCTCGGTCACCGTCTGCCAGATGATGGCGCTGCGAGCGGCGCGTAACGCGGGGATTTACGTTCCGAACGAAACGGTCGATCGCTGCGTCGATTACGTCAAACGGAGCCAGAATCCGGACGGCGGCTTCATGTACATGCTGCAAAGCGGCGGACCGAGCGCGTTTCCCCGTTCGGCCGCTGGAGTCGTCGCGATGAACAGCGCCGGCATCTACTCTGGCGAAGAAGTCGATCGCGGGATGCAGTACCTGGTCGAGAATCTCCAGAACCCGCGTGAGATCCGCAGCAACAGCCACTTCTTCTACGGTCAGTACTACGCGTCGCAAGCCTTCTGGCATGCCGGCGACGCCATGTGGCGTCAGTATTATCCGGTAGTCCGCGAGTACCTGCTCAGTCGCCAGACCGCTGGCGGTTATTGGCCTGATTTCATCTGCCCGGAATATGGGACTGCGATGGCCTGCATTGTATTGCAGATGCCGAACAACTACCTGCCGATCTTCCAGCGATAA
- a CDS encoding TatD family hydrolase, translating to MRYIDPHIHCSSRTTDDYERMAEAGIVAVIEPAFWLGQPRTTAGAFHDYFSSLVGFERFRAGQFGIKHYCTIGLNAKEANNERLAEEVLDMLPLFLAKDNVVAVGEIGFDDMTAAEERALRVQLDLAKELELPVMIHTPHRNKKKGTYRSMDIIEEHGLAPHMVVIDHNNEETCKEVLDRGYWAAFTIYPKTKMGNQRMVDIVKQYGSDRIIVDSSADWGMSDPLAVTKTGNLMLSQGISEEDVQLTCYKNAISAYNQSGQFNETDWLNPQPIDESRLFEGNSVLRGQRPDPGAPQEDEIIS from the coding sequence ATGCGTTACATCGACCCTCACATCCACTGCTCGTCGCGTACGACCGATGACTATGAGCGAATGGCCGAAGCGGGCATCGTCGCCGTGATCGAGCCGGCCTTCTGGTTGGGACAACCGCGCACCACGGCCGGCGCCTTCCATGATTATTTTTCGAGCCTGGTCGGCTTCGAGCGCTTTCGGGCGGGACAGTTCGGCATCAAGCATTACTGCACGATCGGCCTGAACGCCAAAGAAGCGAATAACGAACGTCTGGCGGAAGAAGTGCTCGACATGTTGCCGTTGTTTCTGGCGAAAGACAACGTGGTCGCCGTCGGCGAAATCGGCTTTGACGACATGACCGCCGCCGAAGAGCGTGCGCTCCGCGTGCAACTCGACCTGGCGAAAGAGCTGGAATTGCCAGTGATGATCCATACGCCCCACCGCAACAAGAAGAAGGGGACGTACCGCAGCATGGACATCATCGAAGAACATGGCCTCGCGCCGCACATGGTCGTCATCGACCACAACAACGAGGAAACCTGCAAAGAGGTTCTCGACCGCGGCTACTGGGCGGCGTTTACCATCTACCCGAAGACGAAGATGGGGAACCAACGGATGGTCGACATCGTCAAACAATACGGCTCGGACAGAATCATCGTCGACTCCTCCGCCGATTGGGGCATGTCAGACCCTCTCGCGGTGACCAAAACGGGCAATCTGATGCTCAGTCAGGGTATCAGCGAAGAAGATGTTCAGCTAACTTGTTACAAGAACGCAATTTCCGCATATAATCAGAGCGGACAATTCAACGAGACGGACTGGCTGAATCCTCAGCCGATCGACGAATCGAGATTGTTTGAGGGAAATAGCGTGCTGCGTGGCCAGCGACCTGATCCTGGCGCGCCGCAAGAAGACGAGATCATCTCTTAG
- a CDS encoding VWA domain-containing protein, with protein sequence MSLLAVSPFLFSSAGMLAWGLAAAAPILIHLWNRRRHRETTWAAMQYLIAAMKKNSRRIQIEQLLLLIIRCAIMLLFALALADISCTTGSPLAASASLDARHTVIVIDGSYSMDYRENGRSRFDAAKEEARHIVEATSQGDGYTLVRMGEPPLVVIGDPAYDAGDVLQEIDALQIAHSGANLEATLAEVEKIVDGAHENHPRLTRSRVIMLSDLQKTTWEAASAATPRFEQLAKKSSLSLIDLGQPSTGNAFIESVRMVEPFATLAAPSTFEIDVRRLGELGEGGKSVRMFVDDTLVGQQLIDLSSSEAAAAQFSYRFEKVGDHAVEFRLDDDALPIDDHRWIVASAKDQVRVLCVAGNPGAAKFLKFALRPDDAAAAAIAPEVISQSALVEIDLTPYAAIFVADAARFTAQEAGVLAEYAQTGKGIAFFLGPDVDADNYNRLLGSKEHPLLPVVLEGASNEGDFRFDPRGYEHPLVEPFRGQQGGGLLSTPVWRYFRLKKNETARTALWFDSGDPAIVLGSGVTGDTGEAVDNVAVIALPASIATGSGQPWSALPTWPSFPPLVQETLAQVVRGESDQQNVLVGQVLQGRLTASSSAVTAAMTTPRGETQRLGRLPDGSWAFDETETSGIYRLQVSDRPKEDELFAVNLRTAESDLTQVSREELPPVLFQASSDEGAYLATGITDGIPLFRMLLISVLALLLLEPILAWKFGSAAL encoded by the coding sequence GTGTCGCTTTTGGCCGTCAGCCCGTTTTTGTTTTCCAGCGCCGGTATGTTGGCGTGGGGACTGGCCGCCGCTGCGCCGATCTTGATTCACCTCTGGAATCGTCGCCGTCATCGCGAGACGACCTGGGCGGCGATGCAGTATCTGATCGCGGCGATGAAGAAGAACTCGCGGCGGATTCAGATCGAGCAACTGCTGCTGCTGATCATCCGCTGTGCGATCATGCTGCTGTTTGCCCTGGCGCTGGCTGACATCTCTTGCACGACCGGCTCGCCATTGGCCGCTTCGGCGTCGCTTGATGCGCGGCATACGGTGATCGTGATCGACGGTTCGTACAGCATGGACTATCGCGAGAATGGCCGTTCGCGGTTTGACGCTGCCAAAGAGGAAGCTCGACATATTGTCGAAGCGACTTCGCAAGGGGACGGCTATACGCTGGTCCGCATGGGCGAGCCGCCGCTGGTCGTGATTGGCGATCCTGCCTACGACGCCGGCGACGTGCTGCAAGAGATCGACGCGCTGCAGATCGCTCATAGCGGCGCCAATCTCGAAGCGACGCTCGCCGAGGTTGAAAAAATCGTGGATGGCGCCCATGAGAATCACCCGCGGCTGACTCGCTCGCGAGTGATCATGCTCAGCGACTTGCAAAAGACGACCTGGGAAGCGGCTTCGGCGGCGACTCCCCGGTTTGAACAACTCGCGAAAAAGAGCAGCCTCAGCTTGATCGACCTGGGGCAACCGTCGACCGGCAACGCGTTCATCGAAAGCGTGCGAATGGTCGAGCCGTTTGCGACGCTCGCGGCGCCGAGCACGTTCGAGATTGACGTCCGTCGCTTGGGAGAACTTGGCGAAGGGGGCAAGAGCGTGCGGATGTTTGTTGACGATACGCTGGTCGGTCAGCAACTGATCGACCTGTCGAGCAGCGAAGCGGCCGCCGCGCAGTTCTCGTATCGATTTGAAAAGGTGGGGGACCACGCGGTCGAGTTTCGGCTCGACGACGACGCGCTTCCGATTGACGATCATCGCTGGATCGTCGCGTCGGCGAAGGATCAAGTTCGCGTCTTGTGCGTCGCCGGTAATCCCGGCGCGGCGAAGTTTTTGAAGTTCGCCCTCCGTCCGGATGACGCGGCTGCGGCGGCGATCGCACCGGAAGTGATCAGTCAATCGGCGCTGGTCGAAATTGATCTGACTCCTTACGCTGCGATCTTCGTCGCCGACGCCGCCCGGTTCACGGCACAAGAAGCAGGCGTACTCGCCGAGTATGCACAAACGGGGAAGGGGATCGCTTTCTTCCTGGGGCCCGACGTTGACGCTGACAACTACAACCGGTTGCTCGGCTCAAAGGAGCATCCGCTGCTTCCGGTGGTGTTGGAAGGGGCGAGCAACGAAGGGGACTTTCGGTTTGATCCCCGCGGTTACGAACATCCGCTGGTCGAGCCCTTCCGCGGCCAGCAAGGGGGCGGGCTATTGTCGACGCCGGTGTGGCGTTACTTCCGCCTTAAGAAAAACGAAACGGCTCGGACCGCGCTCTGGTTCGATAGCGGCGATCCGGCGATTGTGCTTGGCAGCGGAGTGACCGGCGACACCGGCGAAGCGGTCGACAACGTGGCGGTGATCGCATTGCCGGCGTCGATTGCAACCGGCTCGGGACAGCCTTGGTCGGCGCTGCCAACTTGGCCTAGCTTTCCGCCGCTGGTGCAGGAAACGCTCGCCCAAGTCGTACGCGGCGAAAGCGATCAACAGAACGTGTTGGTTGGTCAGGTGCTGCAAGGTCGACTTACCGCCAGCAGCAGCGCCGTTACCGCGGCGATGACGACTCCGCGCGGCGAAACGCAGCGTCTGGGACGACTGCCGGACGGAAGCTGGGCGTTTGACGAAACCGAAACGAGCGGCATCTATCGCTTGCAAGTGAGCGATCGCCCGAAGGAAGACGAATTGTTTGCGGTCAATTTGCGCACGGCGGAGAGCGACCTGACGCAGGTGTCGCGGGAAGAGCTGCCGCCGGTGCTGTTTCAAGCGAGCTCCGACGAAGGCGCCTATTTGGCGACCGGAATTACCGACGGGATTCCACTCTTCCGGATGCTACTGATCAGCGTGCTGGCGCTGTTGTTGTTGGAACCGATTCTTGCCTGGAAGTTTGGATCGGCCGCCCTATGA
- a CDS encoding AAA family ATPase, with protein MEEQDIDAVRRLNAAYEQITRELSKVIVGQQEVVEQLLISLFAGGHCLLVGVPGLAKTLMIRSLAESLSLDFNRIQFTPDLMPSDITGTEVIQEDKSTGQREYRFIPGPIFANVILADEINRTPPKTQAALLEAMQEHQVTAGGQRHRLPTPFFVLATQNPIEQEGTYPLPEAQLDRFMFNVQVDYPSQAEELEIVRRTTADHHVLITPTLSAEDIAQLTHVVRKAPVADHVAEYAIQLVRMTRKGRDETPDFVSQYVQWGAGPRASQYLVLGAKSRAVLQGRTFVTTQDVQAVALPVLRHRMRTNFTADAEGITTDDLIRRLIELVPTVAADEQADKAFRSANAG; from the coding sequence TTGGAAGAACAAGATATCGATGCGGTACGCCGGCTGAACGCCGCCTACGAGCAGATCACGCGCGAACTTTCGAAGGTGATCGTCGGCCAGCAAGAGGTGGTGGAGCAGCTGTTGATTTCGCTCTTCGCCGGCGGGCATTGCCTGTTGGTCGGCGTGCCTGGTTTGGCGAAGACGCTGATGATTCGGAGCTTGGCCGAATCTCTCTCGCTCGACTTCAATCGCATTCAATTCACGCCGGACCTGATGCCGTCCGACATCACCGGCACGGAAGTGATCCAAGAGGACAAGTCGACCGGTCAACGCGAGTACCGCTTCATCCCCGGTCCGATCTTCGCCAACGTCATCCTGGCGGACGAAATCAACCGTACGCCGCCGAAGACGCAAGCCGCGCTGCTGGAAGCGATGCAAGAGCATCAGGTGACCGCCGGCGGCCAGCGGCATCGTCTGCCGACTCCGTTCTTCGTGTTGGCGACGCAAAACCCGATCGAACAGGAAGGGACCTATCCGCTGCCGGAAGCGCAGCTCGACCGGTTCATGTTCAACGTCCAGGTCGATTACCCGTCGCAAGCGGAAGAGCTCGAGATCGTCCGCCGCACGACCGCCGATCATCATGTGCTGATCACGCCGACCCTGTCGGCCGAGGATATCGCCCAGCTGACGCACGTCGTCCGCAAGGCGCCGGTCGCCGATCATGTCGCCGAGTATGCGATCCAGCTGGTTCGCATGACGCGCAAGGGGCGTGACGAGACGCCGGACTTCGTCTCGCAATATGTGCAGTGGGGCGCTGGACCACGCGCAAGTCAGTACCTGGTGCTGGGCGCCAAGTCGCGGGCCGTGTTGCAAGGGCGAACCTTCGTCACCACGCAAGACGTGCAAGCGGTCGCGCTGCCGGTGCTGCGTCATCGGATGCGAACCAATTTTACCGCCGACGCCGAAGGGATCACGACTGATGATCTGATTCGTCGCCTTATCGAACTCGTTCCCACGGTCGCCGCCGATGAACAAGCCGACAAAGCGTTTAGATCCGCAAACGCTGGCTAA
- a CDS encoding DUF1569 domain-containing protein, which translates to MIASSRASDDVGTTKRRELSFENFDEVLIECRHLADVGYHRVGKWNLGQICQHLAACMNQSIDGYKDPIPFWLPIVRPVVRMLYLPTILKGGAVSIRAKAPPSTLPSTNADDEIRMAELEQAMARVMQDDVEFVESPVVGQLTKEEWRKLHLWHCQHHLSFLIPGAKR; encoded by the coding sequence ATGATTGCCAGCAGTCGAGCAAGCGACGACGTCGGGACGACGAAACGCCGCGAATTATCGTTTGAAAACTTTGACGAAGTGCTCATAGAATGTCGTCACCTGGCGGATGTCGGTTATCACCGCGTCGGCAAGTGGAACTTGGGACAGATCTGTCAGCACCTGGCCGCTTGCATGAATCAATCGATTGACGGCTACAAAGATCCAATCCCGTTCTGGCTGCCGATTGTGCGTCCCGTCGTGCGAATGCTCTACTTGCCGACGATCCTCAAGGGAGGCGCCGTCAGCATCCGCGCGAAAGCCCCCCCGTCGACCCTTCCCTCGACCAACGCCGATGACGAAATCCGGATGGCGGAGCTAGAGCAAGCGATGGCTCGCGTCATGCAAGACGACGTCGAGTTCGTCGAATCGCCGGTGGTGGGACAACTGACGAAAGAGGAGTGGCGCAAGCTCCATCTCTGGCATTGCCAACACCACTTGAGCTTCCTGATCCCCGGCGCCAAGCGTTAG